The window TGGGGTACTGGAGCCTGCTGATCTTCTGCGCCCTGGTGCTGGTGAGCCTGTGCGCCGAGCTGGTCAGCAATGACAAGCCACTCATCGTGCGCTACGAAGGGCAGACGTACTTCCCCATGCTCAAGGACTACCCCGAGAAGACCTTTGGGGGTGACTTCGAGACCCCCACGGACTACCTGGACCCCTTCATCAAGGAGCGTCTCTCCGCGGGCAGCAATTGGGCGCTGTACACCTTGAACCCCTACGGTCCCAACACGCTCAACTACTTTGCCAAGGCGCCCAACCCCTCGGCCCCCACGGGCGACAACTGGCTGGGCACGGACGACCGGGGACGCGACCTGCTGGCGCAGTTGCTGTACGGCTTCCGCGTGAGCGTGCTGTTTGGCCTGGCACTCACCACCACGGGCGTGCTGCTGGGCGTGATCACCGGGGCCATTCAGGGCTTCTTTGGCGGCAAGACCGACCTGGCGTTCCAGCGCTTCATTGAGATCTGGGGCTCCATGCCCGAGCTGTACCTGCTCATCATCTTCAGCGCGGTGTTTGCGCCCAGCATTGCGCTACTGCTCATCTTGCTGAGCCTGTTTGGCTGGATGGGCCTGTCGGACTATGTGCGGGCCGAGTTCCTGCGCAATCGCCAGCTGGACTACGTGAAGGCAGCCCGCGCCCTGGGCGTGAGCAACAGCCAGATCATCTGGCGCCACATCCTGCCCAACAGCCTCACGCCGGTGGTCACGTTCCTGCCGTTTCGCATGAGCGGGGCCATCCTGGCGCTGACCTCGCTCGATTTTCTGGGCCTGGGGGTACCGCCGGGC of the Acidovorax sp. 107 genome contains:
- a CDS encoding ABC transporter permease, with protein sequence MAPMSPAATPISLSPSRRAWLRFKRNRLGYWSLLIFCALVLVSLCAELVSNDKPLIVRYEGQTYFPMLKDYPEKTFGGDFETPTDYLDPFIKERLSAGSNWALYTLNPYGPNTLNYFAKAPNPSAPTGDNWLGTDDRGRDLLAQLLYGFRVSVLFGLALTTTGVLLGVITGAIQGFFGGKTDLAFQRFIEIWGSMPELYLLIIFSAVFAPSIALLLILLSLFGWMGLSDYVRAEFLRNRQLDYVKAARALGVSNSQIIWRHILPNSLTPVVTFLPFRMSGAILALTSLDFLGLGVPPGTPSLGELLSQGKNSIDAWWISLSTFGVLVVTLLLLTFMGDALRDALDPRKADQ